A window of Candidatus Deferrimicrobiaceae bacterium contains these coding sequences:
- a CDS encoding HEPN domain-containing protein: MINVGKHVAYWRESAEEDWASVAVLMEKGRFRHALFFMHLAIEKALKAHVCARTGDIPPRIHNLVRLSELTPFPDCPEGYLDFLAEANVYNIEGRYPDTSTPPPSTEEARVLSECAGEVFRWLMNRSPQK; encoded by the coding sequence ATGATCAACGTCGGAAAACATGTCGCCTACTGGCGCGAAAGCGCGGAAGAAGATTGGGCGTCTGTCGCCGTTTTGATGGAGAAGGGGCGATTCCGCCATGCGCTGTTCTTCATGCACCTGGCGATCGAGAAGGCGCTCAAGGCGCATGTCTGCGCACGTACCGGAGATATACCCCCGAGGATCCACAATCTTGTCCGGCTTTCGGAATTGACGCCGTTTCCGGATTGCCCGGAAGGGTATCTGGATTTCCTGGCAGAAGCGAATGTCTACAATATCGAAGGCCGGTATCCGGATACATCGACTCCTCCTCCTTCGACGGAAGAAGCGAGGGTTTTATCCGAATGCGCGGGGGAGGTATTCCGGTGGTTGATGAATCGGTCGCCTCAAAAGTAA
- a CDS encoding nucleotidyltransferase domain-containing protein, with protein sequence MVDESVASKVRIYLETLQAAGIPVRFGVVFGSQATGRANRWSDIDLVVVSPRFDLGAGRAVVAELWRLAARVDSRIEPIPCGERRWSEDDSSPVLEMARREGQTLFPAAQPPAKSA encoded by the coding sequence GTGGTTGATGAATCGGTCGCCTCAAAAGTAAGAATCTATCTGGAAACATTGCAGGCGGCGGGTATCCCGGTCCGTTTCGGTGTCGTATTCGGATCGCAAGCGACCGGAAGGGCCAATCGGTGGAGCGACATCGACCTGGTCGTCGTGTCTCCCCGGTTTGACCTTGGGGCAGGGCGCGCGGTTGTCGCCGAGTTGTGGCGGCTTGCCGCGCGTGTCGACAGCCGGATCGAGCCGATCCCGTGCGGCGAACGCCGGTGGTCGGAAGACGATTCGAGCCCTGTCCTCGAGATGGCGAGGCGAGAAGGCCAAACTCTTTTCCCGGCCGCGCAGCCTCCCGCCAAATCCGCCTGA
- a CDS encoding type IIL restriction-modification enzyme MmeI, producing MLDARAAHPGATLADLYDPLAMPPDLVKAHAALDRAVDAAYGKRSFPSEADRVAFLFERYRELVGALPAPAPKKPARRRKPGPVVP from the coding sequence GTGCTCGACGCCCGCGCCGCGCATCCGGGGGCGACGCTCGCCGACCTCTACGACCCGCTTGCGATGCCGCCCGACCTCGTGAAAGCGCACGCCGCCCTCGACCGCGCCGTCGATGCGGCCTATGGGAAACGGTCGTTTCCATCCGAGGCCGACCGGGTCGCCTTCCTGTTCGAACGCTACCGTGAACTCGTCGGCGCGCTTCCCGCGCCCGCCCCGAAAAAGCCCGCCCGCCGCCGAAAACCCGGGCCTGTGGTACCCTGA
- a CDS encoding type IIL restriction-modification enzyme MmeI, giving the protein MPLSWNEIKSRAVAFSREWAKETSEDAEAKSFWDAFFDVFGVTRRRVASFEAPVKKSDGQGGFIDLLWKGVLVVEHKSRGRDLDRAFRQALDYFPGLAERDLPRHVLVSDFARFRLHDLDAGTVHEFPLADLYKNVRHFGFVAGYQTRSFGQEDPVNVKAAEKLGKLHDLLKASGYSGHPLEIFLVRILFCLFAEDTSIFWPRQFADWLAARTAPDGSDAGSQLAMLFETLNTPDEKRQSSLDASLAEFRYVNGRLFEERLPMAAFDRPMRETLLDCAALDWSRISPAIFGSLFQSIMDERARRNLGAHYTTETNILKCLRPLFLDALQAEFERIRNDRKRLPEFQKKLASLRLLDPACGCGNFLVVAYRELRLLELAVASKAGIGTRIPFSTTTFPGLRPPTLSAPRSRRLRRGCSTPAPRIRGRRSPTSTTRLRCRPTS; this is encoded by the coding sequence ATGCCGCTTTCCTGGAACGAGATCAAGTCGCGCGCCGTGGCGTTTTCCCGCGAGTGGGCGAAGGAGACTTCCGAGGACGCCGAGGCGAAGAGCTTTTGGGACGCCTTCTTCGACGTCTTCGGCGTGACGCGCCGCCGGGTCGCCTCCTTCGAGGCGCCGGTGAAAAAGTCCGACGGCCAGGGCGGCTTCATCGACCTGCTCTGGAAAGGGGTGCTGGTCGTCGAGCACAAGTCGCGGGGGCGGGATCTCGACCGCGCCTTCCGGCAGGCGCTCGACTATTTCCCCGGGCTCGCCGAGCGCGACCTGCCCCGCCATGTCCTCGTCTCCGACTTCGCCCGCTTCCGGTTGCACGACCTCGATGCGGGCACCGTGCACGAATTCCCGCTCGCCGACCTGTACAAGAACGTCCGCCACTTCGGTTTCGTCGCCGGCTACCAGACCCGTTCCTTCGGACAGGAAGACCCGGTCAACGTCAAGGCGGCCGAAAAGCTCGGAAAGCTGCATGATCTCCTCAAGGCCTCCGGCTACTCGGGCCACCCGCTTGAGATCTTCCTCGTCCGTATCCTGTTCTGTCTTTTCGCCGAGGACACCTCCATCTTCTGGCCGCGCCAGTTCGCCGACTGGCTGGCGGCGCGCACCGCACCCGACGGAAGCGATGCCGGCTCGCAGCTCGCCATGCTGTTCGAGACGCTGAACACACCGGACGAAAAACGCCAGTCCTCGCTCGACGCAAGTCTCGCCGAATTCCGATACGTCAACGGCCGCCTGTTCGAGGAGCGGCTGCCGATGGCCGCATTCGACCGGCCGATGCGTGAGACGCTGCTCGACTGCGCCGCGCTCGACTGGAGCCGGATCAGCCCCGCAATCTTCGGTTCCCTCTTCCAGTCGATCATGGACGAAAGAGCGCGCCGCAACCTGGGGGCGCACTACACGACCGAGACCAACATCCTCAAGTGCCTGCGTCCGCTTTTCCTCGACGCGCTGCAAGCCGAGTTCGAGCGGATTCGCAACGACCGGAAGCGGTTGCCCGAATTCCAGAAGAAGCTCGCGTCGCTGCGCCTCCTCGACCCGGCATGCGGCTGCGGCAACTTCCTCGTCGTCGCCTACCGCGAGTTGCGGCTCCTCGAGCTCGCGGTCGCCTCGAAAGCAGGTATCGGTACTCGAATACCCTTTTCTACAACAACTTTCCCTGGCCTTCGCCCACCGACGCTCAGCGCGCCGCGATCGAGGCGGCTGCGCAGGGGGTGCTCGACGCCCGCGCCGCGCATCCGGGGGCGACGCTCGCCGACCTCTACGACCCGCTTGCGATGCCGCCCGACCTCGTGA